One Plasmodium vivax chromosome 13, whole genome shotgun sequence genomic region harbors:
- a CDS encoding hypothetical protein, conserved (encoded by transcript PVX_084400A): MMKRVVLLIFLFLLFAEISLTLRNENGETRPKDGMFVQIDRDMNEPPYSVINVYYTESLINEDLEKEIENNRKIEQNKMKNYFRKNLTGNKYFMDYSKKQREQMESLLDLSG; this comes from the exons atgatgaaaagagttgtacttttaatttttctctttctacTTTTTGCTGAAATAAGTCTAACGCTAAGAAacgaaaatggggaaacTCGGCCGAAGGATGGCATGTTTGTCCAAATTGATAGAGATATg AATGAGCCCCCTTACTCGGTCATTAACGTTTACTACACCGAGTCGCTTATAAACGAAgatttagaaaaagaaat AGAAAACAACAGGAAAATAgagcaaaacaaaatgaagaattatTTCAGGAAG AATTTGACGGGCAACAAATATTTCATGGATTATTCGAAAAAACAA AGGGAGCAAATGGAGTCACTTCTCG ATTTGAGCGGATAG
- a CDS encoding hypothetical protein (encoded by transcript PVX_084405A), with product MEQFKKGEREEQRRKAENEENAQNEENAQNEENAQNEENAQNEENAQNED from the coding sequence ATGgagcaatttaaaaagggcGAACGGGAAgagcaaaggagaaaagcggaaaatgaagaaaatgcacaaaatgaagaaaacgcacaaaatgaagaaaacgcacaaaatgaagaaaacgcacaaaatgaagaaaacgcacaaaatgaagattaa
- a CDS encoding hypothetical protein, conserved (encoded by transcript PVX_084410A), giving the protein MNLSSPLLALPEEGKKRRTKLIRLRNGHYRRIVDISNTDERKLIPSMCRCACVTPRKDEVENEGKWEDAKKAKSSQEYDETSDYVESEKKESYMLAVNEEDQTEDMYSKTISFTSITPTSIRSEEPEPRRKLSLLDVKEEEEEEEEEEEEEEEEEEEEEEEEEEEKEKEKEKEEEEEEEEEEEEEEEEEEEEEDEIESTAEEKEEEKKQVPPEGKKLIEPSKTLMRGTKTNIYFLSNKEMVQTLMCYNYNCNAVVFEKDTFLRYLYMKSISNIILNERMIDELCKQEDLKYVLTSNAIVLESTDFLKPLIIEFESSISKRVFVRHLKHNARKEIDMKKYHDYMGELNANEKIRLMKIERFHSFNKMIQCN; this is encoded by the exons atgaatctGAGCTCCCCATTACTCGCTTTGCCcgaagaaggaaagaaaaggcgGACGAAGCTGATCCGATTGAGAAATGGGCACTACAGAAGAATCGTTGACATCTCGAATACTGATGAAAGGAAATTAATTCCCAGCATGTGTCGTTGTGCTTGCGTCACCCCCCGAAAGGATGAAGTTG AGAACGAAGGCAAATGGGAAGACGCGAAAAAGGCCAAGAGCTCACAGGAGTATGACGAAACGAGCGATTACGTGGAGTCCGAAAAGAAAGAATCGTACATGCTTGCGGTGAACGAAGAGGACCAAACGGAGGACATGTATTCTAAAACAATCTCCTTCACGTCTATTACGCCTACGAGCATAAGGAGTGAGGAGCCGGAACCTCGCAGGAAATTATCCCTGCTGgatgtgaaggaggaagaggaggaggaggaggaggaggaggaggaagaggaggaggaggaagaggaagaggaggaggaagaggaagaggaaaaggaaaaggaaaaggaaaaggaggaagaagaagaagaagaagaagaagaagaagaagaggaggaggaagaagaggaagaggaggacgaaaTAGAATCCACTgctgaagaaaaagaggaggaaaaaaaacaagtcCCACCTGAAGGAAAGAAACTAATAGAGCCATCCAAAACGCTGATGAGAGGAACCAAGACGAACATCTACTTTTTGTCAAATAAAGAAATGGTGCAAACGTTGATGTGCTACAATTACAATTGCAACGCTGTGGTCTTCGAAAAAGACACCTTTCTAAGGTACCTGTACATGAAATCTATCAGCAATATTATTCTGAATGAGCGCATGATTGACGAGCTGTGCAAGCAGGAGGATTTAAAATACGTCCTAACCAGTAATGCTATAGTTTTAGAGTCTACAGATTTTCTCAAGCCACTCATCATAGAGTTTGAGTCATCCATTTCGAAGAGGGTATTCGTTAGGCATCTCAAGCACAATGCAAGGAAAGAAATagacatgaaaaaataccaCGATTATATGGGCGAACTTAAcgcgaatgaaaaaatacgtCTCATGAAAATTGAAAGGTTCCACTCCTTCAATAAGATGATTCAGTGCAACTGA
- a CDS encoding RNA binding protein, putative (encoded by transcript PVX_084415A; Apicoplast targeted protein. Curated by Stuart Ralph, Walter and Eliza Hall Institute of Medical Research, Australia.) has protein sequence MPYIRDSGENHIKELTRERVRLNKRTTNSITLGANFLFICNLDNRLSSKDVTHFFNYFIGNNNCVARIRRNKYTGRNMGHGILKFQKAEDATLVLLTYQGIKLGEKNIILTEAFKNEHLKQKKHICDVLQPNMS, from the exons ATGCCATACATCCGCGATTCGGGAGAAAACCACATAAAGGAACTGACCAGGGAGAGAGTCAGGCTGAATAAACGTACCACCAATTCGATCACCCTCGGCGccaattttcttttcatatgTAACTTAGACAACAGACTTTCTTCCAAGGACGttacgcatttttttaattattttatcgGCAACAATAATTGCGTAGCGCGTATACGAAGGAATAAATACACAG GCCGAAACATGGGGCACGGAATTTTGAAATTCCAAAAGGCAGAAGACGCCACGCTCGTTTTGCTCACCTACCAGGGAATCAAactgggggagaaaaacattATCCTAACCGAGGCATTCAAGAACGAACACctgaagcagaagaagcacatCTGCGATGTTTTGCAGCCAAACATGTCGTAA